The Myxocyprinus asiaticus isolate MX2 ecotype Aquarium Trade chromosome 19, UBuf_Myxa_2, whole genome shotgun sequence nucleotide sequence ctcaatgatttggaccgtggcagaattgttggtgccagatgggctggtttgagtatttctgtaactgctgatgctgattttcatgcgcaacagtctctagaatttactctgaatggtgccaaaaaacatccagtgagcggcagttctgtggacagaaatgccttgttgatgagagagatcaacagaggatgccagactggtttgaactgacaaagtctacggtaactctatgataaccactctgtacaattgtggtgagaagtatatcatctcagaatgctattccgagatgcgggttggcgctgttttggcggcatgacggggacctacacaatattagacaggtggttttaatgttgtggctgatccttgtatatatatatatacacagtgcttTGCAattgaccaattctctcatattatcGAATTACAagtggtacactgaaatttccttctaactgatattttattttaaaacactgaaactcaaaatcaattactgtaagtgacattgtttttttgttgggaaatattttttctgaaaaataaaaaactgaaatatcttgcttgcataagtattcaacccccacacattaatatttggtcgagccaccttttgctgcaataactgctttaagtcttttggggtacatatgtaccagctttgcacacagtgacgaagtgatttttgcccattcttctcggcagatttggtccaggttgttcaggttggttgggttacccttgtggactgcaattttcaaatagtgccacaaaTAGTgccacataatatatatatatatatatatatatatatatatatatatatatattatatataatataatatatatatatttcccaacttaaaaccaatgtcacctaacaataattgattttgagttccagtattttaaaataaaatatcaaacagaatgaaatttcagtgcaccatttgtaattcagtaatatgagataattggtctggggtctgaatacttttgcaaggcactttatatatatatatatatatatatatatatatatatatatatatatatatacagtactgtgaaaaagtgTTAGGCACATcagatgttttacaaaaaaacatttgtcttaagatggttatttgtatGTTTAGCttaagtgtgtcaataggaaatatacattttagactccctaacattccttttgcaaatataaaagaacagaaaagaagaacagggaaccctgcaacagatggcatgaccccaacagagccctccactgaacatcgagtcagtgtgggattacatgaagagatggaAGAAATGGAGATTCACCTAAATagttagaagaactgtggcgaattctccaagatgctCAGAACATCAtatctaccaacaaccaagaaaaactgtacaggtgtacctatgataattggtgctgttttgaaggcaaaggtagtcacaccaaatattgatttagcttgttttatgtttactgcaccttgtatgatgttaattaatatatttgatatatgaaaactatttatggcattaattttgaagacatccacactatgcgacagttttcacaagtgcctaaaacttttgcacagtactatatatatatatatatatatatatatatatatatatatatatatatatatatatatatatatacagagctgtggaaaagtatttgccccatcctgatttcttctgtttttgtgtatttttcatactaaatagttttagatcttcaaacgagatataacattaaacaaaggcaacctgagtaaacacaaaatacagctttcaaatatatattttttattgaagcaaaaaagttatccaacacctatatcatccatgtgaaaaactaactgcccccttaaccttaatagctggttgtgccacctttagctacagcaactgcaaccaaatacttccgataactggagattagtctttcacaatgctgtggtggaattttggcccactcttctttgcagaactgcttttgtTCAACCACATTGGAGTGTTTTCAAGCaggaactgcccgtttaaggtcctgccacagcatctcaatcgggttcatgtcaggactttgactaggacACTCCAaatctttaattttgcttcttttgaaccATTCAGagatggacttactcctatgctttggatcattgtcttgctgcataatcaagTTGcgtttgagcttcaactcacggactgatgaccagacgttctcctttaggactttctggtagagagcagaattcatgtttccctcaattattccaagtcgccctggccctgaagcagcaaagcatccccacactatcacactaccaccaacatgcttgaccgtaggtatgacgttctttttgtggaattctgtgtttgattcacaccaggacccctgtcttccaaacagttcctcttttgactcatcagtccacagaacattctcccaaaaggtttgaggaacatcaaggtgtgttttggcaaaattaagAAGAGCCTTTATGTTCTTCTggattagcagtggttttcgcctcgcagctcttccatggatggcatttttggccagtgtcctTTATTGATATGAGAGAGGCCTGCaattccttggatgttgtccagggcttttttgtgacttcctggatgagttgtagCTGTGCTCTTGGTGGAAGTttggtcggccacttctgggaaggttcactactatgccaagttttctccatttggagataatggctcacactgtggttctttggagtcccagggcctttgaaatagctttgtaacccttcccagactgatgtatttcacctttttcctcatcatttctcatgaccttggcatagtgtgctactgggtgagacattttagccaacttcatgctgctgaaaaagttctatttaggtgttgatttgattgaacaggactggaagtaatcaggcctgggtgtgtctattccagctgaaccccattatgaatgcagtttaataaatttgtggattttttttgcttcaataaataatattatcatttaaaaactgtattttgtgtttactcagattttcTCTGATTTATGTTAGATTTGTTTgaatttgaaacaatttagtaggagatatacacaaaaacagaagaaatcaggatgggggcaaatacttttccacagcacagtaaatatatatatatatatgacttcataaataaaaatgtaaacaaaaatgacaCCAGACTGATGTCTGAGAAAAGTTAGTTTGTAAAGTGCCAAGCACTGTTTATCTGCAGATGAAACTTGATTTCATATTTTGTTCAGAgtactttttagggccactgtgcATTCATTTATGAATATATGAGGAAATATATGAATTCAAGTTTTAAGACAACGTATAATCAACTGTTTAATTACACTTGAACTAATGATCTATTAAGCATTATATAGTGTAATTATGTTAATTCATATCTTCAGTGAAAGCTActtaatattaatacaattacCGAACATTAAACTTACGATAGGATTACGACTTTTAACACTCACTCAGATGTGCTCTTGTTCTCAGAGAAGACTCTGAGAAGAAACTCGCTCTCCTTGTGAGGATCGAAGGTGGATGGAATGATGACATACTCGCCTGGACTCAGGCAGAAACGTTCCGATACCTCACGCATGTTGATGTAAGACTTGCAGCGAGCCTTGGAGGCATTATAAAGGAAGAAATCTTTTGCCAGCTGTTGCTGATTGCCCTTCATCTAAAATGAGGATTTTAGAAAGAGCACATTTTAAGAACAAGAAAAAGATGGGATGTACCATAGTTTACTCTAGTGTGTAGGGCATGCTACACATGGAGTGATTTAATGGGGTGATGTCTGTTAAAgtcatttttcaaaattaaaataaaatgtaaattctaaTTGAAGTATAGATGATTTATGCTTGCAATTACACTTGGCAGTATTTAAGGGCTTAAATTAAACAAAGTACTGgcaaacaacaaaaaattttgtACATATGCAACCAAACAGACATATCATGGCATCTGTATGGTCTCTTCATCATGTATTCATACCTCCTCCGGAACCTAGGGAAGACAGTGGGTAAAATAAGATTGAAGTGTCTCAGTGACAATAGTTATTTATTCAAAAACATATACAATGTATCATGTACAATATATAAACATCAAAATTGGCCTAAACAAGTGTacactgagagaaaaaaaaaagtggtaatatgaattaactggttttatccaaattaaaaaattgtatttaacatTAACCTTAATACATTAGGTAACACTAGCTAAACTAAGGGTTAGGTCTGATAGAAATAGCTCCTTGGGGTAACAATTGGAGCTttcaaatatttacagtatatacatttgaaTTTGAAATTAAGTGAgcttaattaaagggatattctgggttcaatactagttaggctcaatcagcagcatttggggcataatactgattaccacaaaaaattatttggacttgcccctcctctttaaaaaaagcaaaaatcaaggttgcattgaggcacttacaatggaagtgaatggggccaatctgtaaacatcaaaatactcactgttttaaacgtatagccacaagacataaataatatgcgtCTTTACATGATTtaagagtgataaaatcacttactaaccttttctacataaagttatagccaattttacatcttcattgctatgacaatgtaatgtcaacaaaccctaaaatgactataaaaacaaCGATTtcaacaacttaacagctcaaataagttttaacagaagaattaatgtaagtacttttataaaattatattggcCCCACataaaaatttgccccattcacttccattgtaagtgcctcactgtaattttgatttttgctaattttaaagaaaaggacggacaagtcaaaatattgttttgttgtaatcaacattatgccacaaatgctgttgattgagcttaacttgcattgaacccggaatattcctttaagtggaagtatgtaaaaatattataatttttttcaggtaagctaaaaatgtgcttcatgtagtAACATCTAAAATAACTGGTGTTATTAAAGTTTACGATGTATAAGATTTGTTTGCTTCAGCTAACCTCATAGATGGCGAACCCAATGTTGTGTAGGGTGCCACCTGAACAGCGGTCTTTTCTCCTGCCCTTCTGCATTAATGCCACCACTACTGTGCAGGTCTTCTCTTTAGTGTCCACCTCCAGAAGATTCAGACGGTACTGAGGGTTTGTCCAGTATGTTTCTGCCACAAAATGGTGATTTTGGATTCACAGCAAGTGAAGTTACTTTAACCTCTGATTAACTTCTGATTacaatctctctgtctgtctttcaatcCATCAATTATTCTTGGCCTTTTCACTATGTTTCATTTACAGGTACATTGAATAATTGACAGGATATGATAGGGAGAAGAGGAGGAAGGAAACCAGACTAGTAAATGTCACAAGCTTGAATAAAACTCTCAATGCCTTTACTGCGCCACACTCAAAATATAGCTCTTTGGCAAAACTTGTTTCAATTGTGGAGAGTGGTTCCTCATGTTTGAAATTacttttcttaacttaaaattactatgtaatctcaacacaaacactttgtgtagaaagaacctagttgaattgggtaaacccaaaaaaattagatgtgtcaatgtaactcaaataaatctgaTTAATTTCTTTATGTTCTAACTAACAAAAgttaatgttagcatgctaaatacatgctggttggaagcacttcagagtgtagtttagtaactatgctagaCTTAGCACAGCATTAGCTCAACGAAGCAAGCAATTTAATGCGCAACATCTACCTGTCTTCAtataacataacagaaactcaaTATGAGATCCTCCTTTATATTTATCTtgcacataaacacataaaatgacacttaattttaacatttactctccctatcgagtcgCATACAAAGCATGATGGGTTATGGAagtcccctgcccagtttcataaATGCTACCTTACATTAACACTACAAAAAGAattaatgtagtcccaactcaaatagattaagtaaacttccaacAAATTCCAATGgataaaacacaataataattaaaaaaaatcaagttttgACAAAATGCTCATTAAGTAAATTGAGGATGCTTCAGAGGATGCTTCAGGCCTGGTTTCCATCAACAGCATCAATATGAGGGCAAATGAGTCTATCAACAATGTTCCAATGCTCACAACATTATACTGGATACCTGGAAAGTTTCTGCAGCCTCCGGCGGAGCAGCCTTTCACCCATCGGCCCTCGTGTACTGACACATTCCACTTGAGCATACGGTCATCCTGCAGAGTATCTGGGGTCAGATTACAGATCTCCAGTTTGGTGAAGTTCTTCTGAAACTCCTCAAAGCACATCCTTGAGTGAAGTAGAACATAAATGAGCAGGCTATCATTGGGTGTCTTTTATGACTATCAATTTCATGAGTTGCATACATTATATGGAAATAGAGTATAATTTCACAGTTCAAATGAGAAGCAGTATTTTAAACAGAGAGGAAATCACAGTGTATCATGAATGTGTAATTGGTCACTAAACTGTTTGAAACCAGAGTTTTGTCCTAGTACTGTGAGAGTACTAACCAGAACTCTCCTTGCTCTGTGGGCCGGAGTCTCTCCTTGTCTTGCTCAGAGGTTGCTAGTGCAGCCCAGTCATTAGACTTACAGGAGGGAGGGGGGGCAACTCCCCATGGGTCCCGCACACGAACCAAGCGAATCATTAGGTCCCTTCTGTCCTTCCGTTTTCCCTGAGAACAAGGTTTTTGAAATTGCATCGAAATATTGTTGCTGATATACACTGAAGCTGAGTACATCTTTAAGAAATGTTCCAGACTATCTAATATGTGACATATTTTAGTACATAACAGCCGCACCTGCTCGACTCCAGTGATTGAGTATGCATGGCCTCTCACAAGTCCAGATACAGTTTTAGTCATTTGAGCAGTTGGAACCAAAGTCTGTGGGGAAGGAGCCAAACCAGAATGGCAATTTATTAAAGAttaatattaaagaaaaaataacatAGTTTAAATTAATGACGTGGTAATGTTGTTTCTGGTATTGCTGTTAATGTTTCTACAgacaattatttttgttttttgctgggtTTCATATTCCCTATTGAATAGGCCTActatattttttatcattaacAATATACTTATTAATGTATTGAGTCATTATAAATAAGCTGATGCTCTAGGCCTCTGAcagattgaaaaaaaataaaaacatttccattttgTAAAGTTAAAGGGAAAATTTATGCGAAtatctgcactgtaaaaagtggaaatgtgcggttgttaccttaaggacatatttctaccagatctgacccttaaaattacTCTTATTGTATCCcaatttagttttttatattcattataaaatacaaaataaatataaaacaattttttggACTTAACAAAACCAGTTAATTCATATTTGACCTCATGTAGGTTAACTAGCAAAAATTTGTTTTACAGTGTGTGACAAGAAACACAGAACATACAACTAAGTGTCCAATATATTTATCAACTGGTTTATAACCCTAAACAGCATccagtatatttttaaatgtaaggaAGGGATATTTACATCTATGGAGCAGCCCATAAGGGACCCTCTCTTCAAAGCCTTCATCATGATGTTGTACAACTCCTTTGGTGCCTCTGTAATCTCATAGAACTCTGTTACTCCTCCAGTGAAGTCCTCCATGGCCTCCAGTGTGTTTCCTCCCTTCAAAGCCTCGTAAGAGCCATGTAACCTGGAACCCAGAAGTCCAACAAATCTTGGACAGATCTTACTATAGGTACAAGCTAAGAATCTTTAGAATAACAGAAATACCATCAAAGAGTATtatagcggggggggggggggggggatcaatAACTAAGGCTAAGCTGTTGAACTTACTTTGCATATGCTTTCTCCAAAAGAGCACTCCAAAATTCATTTTTCTGTCCAGACCTGGTGAACACTAACTGGTTTTTGCATGTGGGAAGTCTATCATCCACAACCACATCCACCCACTCACCATAACGCCAGAACTAGAAGAATAAGCAAAGTAGGTTCATCTTGATCTCCTCCTGAATATTAATCTATCTGAGAAGCAAAATTCTAGCACAAACAGTTAGAAAAACTCCAAATTATTTGGAGTTGGAGTTTGTGTATCACATGTTCATTGTATTTGAAATAAATGGGTCCAGTTTTGCTGTCCATACCTGGAAATGGAAAATGCCAGCATAGTTTTCAGTGAAGTTCTGGTCATGGGGAACCACCCTTTGTAGGAGTATATTATTCAGGGTCAGGCAAGCAATGGCAGCCAGCAGCCAGCAGTCCCCTACAGGGGTTAATGAACaactaaaaataaagttttactaCATCGTATGTACCAGCTCAAAATAATCAGTTTCATTCTTATGAAGTAAGTCTTGTAAAATTGAAACACTATGCATTACATGTCTTTTTATAAATGCCTACATTTCAGTTCCAAAGAAATTACCTTTGTTATGTACAACAAAGGTAGTACTTGTTTGTATTTGCATTAAGCGTGCATTAAGTAAGGAATCATTGACAACCGAcagttgaattatttaaaaacaatgcaCACCCTCAGGTGGAAATGTGGCCATGGCGGTCAGCGGAGTGGCCGTTaaacctcgggtgtgcattatttttcaatatttcaatGGGCCAGACTTCCAGCAATTCCAGCCACACTGTCagtacatttgttatttaagtttttcttagcccatacatgctacagtggtaaatcttttttttcatttttttttttcatttttttttttttcagagaaaccaaatgtttgagagtttggccatgacaacttacTATCCTTGGTCTATTAATATGGATTGACATGTATCAAAGtttaattcagcacatcaaatacaatatgaataaaagataatttttttaataaacaatttttatcatatgtattttatgcaccaaacactatattgatattttgaaaaagggaaattgtaaaacttttttcactgggtgtcaggaacttatggtaatagcttgtaatgttaaaaaaaaattagatctttataatgacagagcaggctgcatatatgaaaatacacagaaatattagttcaaactttaaatatatcttataaaaagtatgtcagaattttcaaagctctgtgatttttattatttatttatttatttattttttagctggGCATAAAtagaatgtaatggtgattgagagatttacctcaaaagcctgttgtatcatattatatacatggatttcaaagaaggtttttcaataaaataatatacaaaattgtaACCAAGCACATAAGTTGCTTattttcagcaaatactcattttaaaatatcagtaacaatataatcattactgtcacttttactttattaaaataagctgtcatttatcccaaaataagagtcacttttcgcgCAAGTTCTGCATCATTTTATATAGGTCAATAAAAACATTGAAACCCctgttttttcacaaataaccactagagggTGCCATAAACaagtgaaacttacataccataggttgtttggctcatcagcttgaacagagagtgaaataggagccgtcaaacattgtgtatcatgTTTGATACAGACAGTGTTATAGGGTTAATGTTATTGAGTGAGTAATTTGATCATTGGCTCAACTGACTCGTGAACAAACACAAAGTTGTTTACCACAGAAACAATGAAAGGGAACAAGAAAGATTCTttcacttaaaagattagttcaaaaacactgatttgttTACCACTAGTTAAAAACTTCATTCTAGTGCAGTGAACAGAGTTGTGCTTTGCTCAGTGCTTTATGGCTTCTTTAGAACTATTCAATTTTTGTCTGAAACTTAAGTTTCAAAATGTGAAGCAgaggacgagcacatctgtgagggctaaaaagtgttttctagtacttgctgctatCTAGTGGAATAAGTGCAGTTGCTCtgtatatcagcatggctgtgattacccGCAGCCTTGTGCTTACACAACCGTGCTGATATATGGACCAACAACACTCTTGcccgtgtgatattgcttaaatatacaatATTCAAATTAAGTACATACTAGAAATGTTGACAATTTGAATGCCATTTGAGTTTTAAAAAAAGGCCTGTGCTCTGCAAAACTTTAGGGTATATGAAACTGCACACTGTACAAGTACAAAAATTACTGAAGCCTAGAGCCTTTACTCTGCCTCACGCATTCATTGGATGCCCCTGTAGTGCATCCCACCACTCCAAAGATGCCTCAGCGGacactttattaattttttcaagCCCTTGGTGTCAC carries:
- the LOC127410269 gene encoding calpain-3-like isoform X2, whose translation is MGVEEKLSETSVQTTEAAPQTLGSSAGSFAVPSNIYSAILSRNEAVKDARRLKDFQELRDKYVRKKVLFEDPLFPAQDSSLFSIEKFPLKLEWKRPSEICNNPQFILGGANRTDICQGDLGDCWLLAAIACLTLNNILLQRVVPHDQNFTENYAGIFHFQFWRYGEWVDVVVDDRLPTCKNQLVFTRSGQKNEFWSALLEKAYAKLHGSYEALKGGNTLEAMEDFTGGVTEFYEITEAPKELYNIMMKALKRGSLMGCSIDTLVPTAQMTKTVSGLVRGHAYSITGVEQGKRKDRRDLMIRLVRVRDPWGVAPPPSCKSNDWAALATSEQDKERLRPTEQGEFWMCFEEFQKNFTKLEICNLTPDTLQDDRMLKWNVSVHEGRWVKGCSAGGCRNFPETYWTNPQYRLNLLEVDTKEKTCTVVVALMQKGRRKDRCSGGTLHNIGFAIYEVPEEMKGNQQQLAKDFFLYNASKARCKSYINMREVSERFCLSPGEYVIIPSTFDPHKESEFLLRVFSENKSTSEVIDAEIETESLQTDNVKKKIKPFNPLEEETKEEKQFRAIFQQIAGEDMQINANELRTVLNRVVAKYKELKTEGFSLESCRSMIALMDTDGTGHLNLEEFKHLWNKIKQWKLVFIRYDTDKSSTISSFEMRNALTEAGFQLNNQLYDIIAMRYANENLELDFDSYISCLVRLEGMFRAFRAFDKDGDGLIKLNVFEWLQLTMYA